One genomic segment of Sanyastnella coralliicola includes these proteins:
- a CDS encoding XRE family transcriptional regulator, with protein MSFLGKNLRILRKQQSLTQGQLAEKLGLNRSVIGAYEEGRAEPRLQTLIAIAEFFNISLDDLVIRSLDDTPASAEFNSEIPLKVLSIAVDKSSEEELITVVPVKAAAGYLDGYGDLDFIEGLPQFSMPVKEIPQDLSLRMFQVEGESMHPLPEGSYVLSSYENDIRNAGGGHPYIVVTKNDGIVFKRVENLIGSNGTFRLISENPEYAPYEVAADEILEMWRARAFMMFDFPVTPLSKVDSLRIREITDRLSRIESKLSED; from the coding sequence ATGTCGTTCTTAGGAAAGAATCTTCGCATTTTACGCAAGCAACAATCGCTCACTCAAGGACAGCTGGCTGAGAAGCTAGGCCTGAATAGGAGCGTAATTGGTGCGTATGAAGAAGGTCGTGCTGAGCCTCGTCTTCAGACCTTAATCGCTATCGCGGAATTCTTCAATATTTCTTTGGATGATTTGGTCATTCGTTCTTTAGATGACACCCCCGCTAGCGCGGAATTCAACTCAGAAATCCCATTGAAAGTCCTCTCCATTGCCGTAGACAAAAGCAGTGAGGAGGAATTGATCACAGTGGTTCCAGTTAAGGCGGCCGCAGGTTACCTCGATGGCTATGGCGATTTGGATTTCATTGAAGGACTTCCACAGTTTAGCATGCCTGTAAAGGAGATCCCTCAAGACCTCTCATTGCGAATGTTTCAGGTAGAAGGAGAAAGCATGCACCCGCTTCCAGAAGGGAGCTACGTGCTTTCCAGTTATGAGAATGACATCCGAAATGCGGGTGGTGGTCATCCATACATCGTGGTCACCAAAAATGATGGTATCGTTTTCAAACGAGTAGAGAACCTCATCGGCAGCAATGGCACGTTCCGCTTGATCAGCGAGAATCCGGAGTATGCCCCTTATGAGGTTGCGGCAGATGAGATTCTTGAGATGTGGAGAGCACGTGCATTCATGATGTTTGACTTCCCCGTCACTCCACTCAGTAAGGTGGACTCGTTGAGGATTCGTGAAATCACCGATAGACTCTCCCGAATTGAATCTAAACTTAGTGAGGACTAG
- a CDS encoding DUF4139 domain-containing protein: MKRMLILLFMAVTVSALAKDKETKVKTSISEATVFESGAQVVRSGKASIPAGTSLLIFDELNTAIVPSQILFNGKGDFTVLASYHRYKVDTIAGWDVAEDRKKLEKERTKLQQEIAREQGWLQIYDREEQMLQANQIFGSKEDGIEITKLKEAAEFVRQRYLDIRTKRLEIQDRIDEMNVRVYEINNELNMLGGIQTKQELQYMVRINSKKQQYAEFNLTYQVANAGWTTGYDARVNSVSEPLELIQNAHVFQNSGEDWEDIDLIISTGTPSRNHTKPNLSPWYINQQPVYQQQQPTGYRGDLNQGLRAQAYNPSVQNVQGRLLDENGQPLIGATIVVPGTTTGTVTDVNGYYNLNVPQGATTLSYNYVGYQAESLPISTYNMNVYMNSNTASLNEVVITSDDVAINRDGRLFGGAKKDNNLDLNYAPVAIAYTPTSTKFEIEAKYNIPSDGTRYAVKMQDIMIPADFVYQCTPKLDPSVYLTARITDWEDYNLFDGNMNIYFEDSYVGQAHLGLQYVEDTLTLSLGQDERIEVKRRRIKADRKNQAIQGTRKDVREWSYVVRNNKRERIKIQIDDHIPVTTSEEVEIEAETLDGGHLNEATGRVVWDYEIPSGKQKAFKLKYSVKYPKELYVRLE; the protein is encoded by the coding sequence ATGAAACGCATGCTTATTCTCCTCTTCATGGCAGTGACCGTTTCGGCGCTAGCCAAAGACAAAGAAACCAAAGTAAAAACGAGCATTTCGGAAGCGACCGTTTTCGAATCAGGAGCTCAAGTTGTTCGCAGTGGAAAAGCGAGCATCCCCGCAGGAACGAGCCTGCTGATCTTTGATGAATTGAACACCGCAATCGTTCCTTCTCAGATTCTATTCAACGGAAAAGGCGACTTCACGGTACTCGCGAGCTACCACCGCTACAAAGTAGACACCATTGCCGGTTGGGATGTCGCTGAAGATCGCAAGAAGCTCGAAAAGGAACGCACCAAGTTGCAACAAGAAATTGCTCGTGAACAAGGTTGGCTCCAGATTTATGATCGCGAGGAACAGATGCTTCAAGCGAATCAAATTTTCGGAAGCAAGGAAGACGGAATCGAAATCACCAAACTCAAAGAAGCCGCAGAATTCGTGCGCCAACGTTACCTCGATATTCGCACGAAGCGACTTGAAATTCAAGATCGCATCGACGAAATGAATGTACGCGTGTACGAGATCAATAATGAGTTGAACATGCTCGGTGGCATTCAGACGAAGCAAGAACTTCAGTACATGGTACGCATCAATTCTAAGAAGCAGCAGTACGCTGAATTCAATTTGACCTACCAAGTAGCAAATGCAGGCTGGACGACCGGGTATGATGCACGAGTAAATTCAGTTAGTGAGCCTTTGGAGTTGATTCAAAACGCGCATGTATTCCAGAATTCCGGTGAAGACTGGGAAGACATTGACCTGATCATCTCAACAGGAACTCCTTCGCGAAATCACACGAAGCCCAATCTATCTCCGTGGTATATCAATCAACAGCCGGTATACCAACAGCAACAACCAACGGGATACCGCGGTGATTTGAATCAAGGATTGAGAGCTCAAGCGTACAACCCAAGTGTTCAGAATGTGCAGGGAAGACTTCTTGACGAGAACGGACAACCACTCATCGGGGCAACGATTGTGGTGCCGGGTACAACCACGGGAACAGTAACTGATGTGAATGGCTACTACAACTTGAATGTACCTCAAGGCGCGACGACGCTTTCATACAATTACGTAGGGTACCAAGCAGAATCACTGCCGATCAGTACGTACAATATGAATGTCTACATGAACTCAAACACGGCGAGTTTGAACGAAGTAGTCATTACCTCAGACGATGTAGCGATCAACCGCGATGGACGCCTATTCGGAGGAGCTAAGAAAGACAACAACCTCGATCTCAACTATGCGCCTGTTGCTATTGCCTATACACCCACTTCAACGAAGTTCGAAATCGAAGCGAAGTACAACATCCCAAGCGATGGAACGCGCTATGCTGTGAAGATGCAAGACATCATGATTCCCGCTGATTTCGTCTACCAGTGTACACCTAAACTTGACCCATCCGTATACCTCACCGCGCGCATCACTGATTGGGAAGACTACAACCTCTTCGACGGAAACATGAACATTTACTTTGAAGACAGCTACGTAGGTCAAGCCCACCTTGGATTGCAATACGTGGAGGACACGCTCACCTTATCTCTCGGTCAAGATGAGCGCATCGAAGTCAAGCGCCGTCGCATCAAAGCCGATCGTAAAAATCAAGCCATCCAAGGCACCCGCAAAGACGTCAGAGAATGGAGCTACGTGGTGCGCAACAACAAGCGCGAGCGCATCAAGATTCAGATAGATGATCACATCCCAGTTACCACATCTGAAGAGGTAGAAATCGAAGCGGAAACCCTCGATGGAGGCCACCTAAACGAAGCCACCGGCCGTGTTGTTTGGGACTATGAAATCCCAAGCGGTAAGCAAAAAGCGTTCAAGCTGAAGTACTCGGTGAAGTATCCGAAGGAGCTTTATGTGCGATTAGAATAG